The genomic DNA GTGCGGTGCCGCAAAGGATGCATTTGAGAAGGTGTGATCATGATAAACGAGAGGCTGCTTGATGCGCTTAATAAACAGGTAAACTGGGAGCTGTACTCATCGTACTTCTACCTCTCGATGTCGGGCTACTTCGAGTCAACAGGGCTGAAGGGGTTTGCGAGCTGGATGAGAGCACAGGCCCAGGAGGAGCTCTTCCATGCGATGAAGTTCTACGACTACATAATCAGCAGGGGCGGCAGGGTTAAGCTGATGAGGATAGAGGAGCCGCCAGGCGAATGGGAGTCGCCGCTGAATGTCTTTGAGGATGTACATGTGCATGAGCAGAAGGTCACAGGTCTCATCCACGCGCTCCTGGACCTCGCGATCGAGGTGAAGGATTATCCGACACAGAGCATGCTCCAGTGGTTCGTGAACGAGCAGGTGGAGGAGGAGGCAAACGCGGAGGAGATCGTTCAGAAGCTGAGGCTC from Methanothrix thermoacetophila PT includes the following:
- a CDS encoding ferritin, which encodes MINERLLDALNKQVNWELYSSYFYLSMSGYFESTGLKGFASWMRAQAQEELFHAMKFYDYIISRGGRVKLMRIEEPPGEWESPLNVFEDVHVHEQKVTGLIHALLDLAIEVKDYPTQSMLQWFVNEQVEEEANAEEIVQKLRLIQGERGVGLLYMLDKELGQRVFTPPAEKE